From the Lathyrus oleraceus cultivar Zhongwan6 chromosome 4, CAAS_Psat_ZW6_1.0, whole genome shotgun sequence genome, one window contains:
- the LOC127137786 gene encoding uncharacterized protein LOC127137786 → MEQLQENQVVLQEEVSQMRSQMRQLMETIQAVARGQEIMAKMQEEMNQRASTTNPPTPRTVENPTPVPQVDPPININAPGGVPNDNPRPHALETDDQLDAFFIPRDASQDDAFGSATNKVERKVKAIEEKLKAMGSTDILGLDAAEMCLVPGVIIPAKFKVPDFEKYKGNSNPRTHIRAYCRKMAAYSSDDQLLMHFFQDSLSGASLDWYMQLEGNHIHTWREMAEAFLKHYQYNTDMAPNRTQLQNLTQRSEESFKEYAQRWRELAARVQPPLLERELVDMFMGNLQGPYLDRMVGSTSSGFSDLVLAGERIENMIKMGKIQNSASTSSASKKPFVPYGKKREGETNAASIIRTRNPTYPQVAAIAPVQPSQQQPLAIPVQTQQQQRELGPPPAVLPPGYDANARCEFHSGAPGHSIENCKALKYKVQDLIDSKAITFTPKRPNVNNNPMPPHNNASVNMMEADNGRRLMSCVDELKTPLIEIKNALMKNNTFPICGNDCEHCLINPQQCRTLKSVIQQLMNQGILVVDCPSTNEDVSTLEIPYDEVPPLQIPYEFSQLTLSTNPITPIMITIPTPFPYVDTKAVPWMYDTSVYIHGQKIQEEPLKSSDPMINITGTSGVTRSGRIFAPTPTPIGTINPSTSDKGKQIDGAQQRQDPVPSSEVDEFLRIIKKSDYRVVDQLNQTPSKISMLSLLMCSEAHREALVKFLRTAHVPQEISVCQFEGVVNNIATSLSLVLSRVLVDTGSSLNVMPKSSFAKLTIEGLVMKPSELIVRAFDGTRRTVIGEVNLPMKIGPHIFLITFFVMDIYPAYSCLLGRPWIHSAGAVTSTLHQKLKFLADDKLVVVEGEEDIMVSHLASFRYVEGEGEIREVPFQSFEVINVEMVCPARDESKDAESPMASLKDALTIIKDGHPQGWGRLLELPANKDRTGLGYNSQSLKKPAPIATRGSVLPLSDNFSSAGYLDDNRICAVEEEEKEEEEDDGLIFTKTDGNGATKWTEFEIPKVTLIEM, encoded by the exons ATGGAGCAACTTCAAGAGAACCAAGTTGTCCTTCAGGAAGAAGTATCCCAAATGCGGTCCCAAATGCGGCAATTGATGGAGACTATTCAAGCAGTCGCAAGAGGTCAAGAGATtatggcaaaaatgcaagaagaaatGAACCAACGTGCCAGTACTACCAATCCTCCTACTCCTCGAACGGTCGAGAATCCGACTCCAGTTCCTCAAGTTGATCCTCCAATCAACATTAATGCACCCGGCGGTGTTCCAAACGACAATCCTCGTCCTCATGCTCTTGAGACAGACGACCAACTTGATGCATTCTTCATCCCAAGGGACGCTTCTCAAGATGACGCCTTCGGTTCCGCAACCAACAAGGTGGAAAGGAAGGTAAAGGCTATCGAGGAAAAGCTCAAGGCAATGGGGAGCACTGACATTTTGGGCCTCGATGCGGCAGAAATGTGCTTAGTACCTGGGGTCATCATTCCGGCCAAGTTCAAAGTtccggactttgaaaaatataagggaaatagcAACCCTAGGACACATATTAGGGCATACTGCCGAAAGATGGCTGCCTATTCCAGCGATGATCAACTTCTAATGCATTTTTTCCAGGATTCCCTCagtggggcatctttggattggtacatgcaACTCGAGGGCAACCATATTCACACCTGGAGGGAAATGGCCGAGGCATTCCTCAAGCactatcagtacaacactgatatGGCACCTAATCGCACGCAGTTGCAAAATTTGACTCAGAGGTCTGAGGAgtccttcaaagagtatgcccagcgGTGGAGGGAATTAGCTGCTAGGGTACAACCCCCATTGCTAGAAAGAGAATTGGTAGACATGTTTATGGGAAACTTGCAAGGTCCATACCTTGATAGAATGGTAGGGAGCACCTCTTCAGGCTTTTCCGACCTGGTCTTAGCCGGTGAAAGGATAGAAAATATGATTAAAATGGGAAAGATCCAGAACTCTGCCAGTACTTCTAGTGCATCAAAGAAACCTTTTGTTCCCTATGGTAAAAAACGAGAAGGCGAGACCAATGCTGCCTCCATCATTCGAACAAGAAATCCCACTTATCCACAAGTGGCTGCCATAGCTCCCGTCCAACCAAGTCAACAACAACCATTGGCAATTCCTgttcaaactcaacaacaacaacg GGAGTTAGGACCCCCACCAGCGGTTCTTCCTCCCGGTTATGATGCAAATGCCCGTTGTGAATTTCATTCTGGCGCTCCCGGGCATTCGATCGAGAATTGTAAAGCATTAAAGTACAAGGTTCAAGATCTTATTGACTCTAAGGCAATCACGTTCACCCCCAAGAGGCCGAATGTGAATAATAACCCGATGCCCCCTCACAACAATGCATCGGTGAATATGATGGAAGCTGACAATGGGAGGAGATTGATGTCATGTGTGGACGAGTTAAAAACACCACTCATCGAGATCAAGAATGCTTTGATGAAGAATAATACCTTTCCCATCTGTGGTAATGACTGTGAACATTGTCTGATTAACCCGCAACAATGTAGAACATTGAAGTCTGTCATACAACAATTAATGAACCAGGGGATCTTGGTGGTAGACTGCCCATCCACAAACGAAGATGTGTCTACCCTCGAGATACCGTACGACGAAGTCCCTCCTCTGCAAATTCCATATGAGTTCTCTCAGTTAACTCTGTCGACAAATCCTATTACTCCAATCATGATAACAATTCCCACACCATTCCCATATGTTGACACCAAGGCAGTCCCTTGGATGTATGACACCTCAGTCTACATTCATGGTCAGAAGATTCAAGAAGAACCATTGAAGTCTAGCGACCCAATGATCAATATCACAGGCACTAGTGGAGTCACAAGAAGTGGAAGGATATTTGCACCGACACCCACTCCAATTGGAACTATCAATCCTTCAACTTCAGACAAAGGCAAACAAATTGATGGCGCTCAGCAAAGACAAGACCCCGTACCTTCAAGTGAAGTAGATGAGTTCTTACGCAtcatcaagaagagcgattatCGAGTAGTTGATCAGCTTAACCAGACACCCTCTAAGATCTCAATGTTGTCTCTATTGATGTGCTCAGAGGCCCATAGGGAGGCTTTGGTAAAGTTTCTGAGGACAGCTCACGTACCGCAAGAGATATCTGTTTGTCAGTTTGAAGGAGTAGTTAACAACATCGCTACTAGCTTAAGCTTAG TCCTATCAAGAGTTTTGGTAGACACTGGGTCTTCCCTCAATGTGATGCCTAAGAGTTCCTTTGCTAAACTAACTATTGAAGGACTCGTAATGAAGCCGAGTGAGCTTATAGTAAGAGCATTTGATGGGACTAGAAGGACTGTAATCGGTGAGGTGAATTTGCCTATGAAGATTGGTCCCCATATTTTCCTTATCACTTTCTTCGTAATGGATATCTATCCAGCCTACAGCTGTCTGCTTGGGAGGCCTTGGATCCATTCAGCTGGTGCAGTCACTTCAACACtccaccaaaaattgaaattcttAGCTGATGATAAGCTAGTTGTTGTCGAGGGTGAGGAGGACATTATGGTAAGTCACCTCGCATCTTTCCGATACGTTGAAGGAGAAGGGGAGATAAGAGAAGTCCCATTCCAATCATTCGAAGTTATCAATGTTGAAATGGTTTGCCCAGCAAGGGATGAATCAAAAGATGCCGAATCTCCCATGGCATCTCTTAAAGACGCCCTGACAATTATAAAGGATGGACACCCCCAAGGATGGGGAAGATTGCTTGAACTCCCTGCCAACAAGGACCGCACCGGTTTGGGATACAACTCCCAGAGTTTGAAGAAGCCCGCGCCGATCGCTACAAGGGGATCAGTGCTCCCGCTGTCCGACAACTTCTCAAGTGCTGGTTACCTGGATGACAACCGTATTTGTGCcgtggaagaagaagaaaaagaagaagaagaagatgatggcTTGATCTTCACAAAGACT